A portion of the Achromobacter sp. MFA1 R4 genome contains these proteins:
- a CDS encoding SMI1/KNR4 family protein, with product MNFSDYLDRVRAVYDTHASALPLNPGAAKAAVEAVEAQLGFPISADIRQAWLLADGGESDVPVFMRPGYLTGYDFLSLEEAIAERARMSDRAPRYAGYDEPASADGRIREGWFHQGWLPFASFGAGTLLLMVDHSPGDGGTMGQIIAFSHDPDQITWVAPSFAALLTGSIVEIENDPEEFLGEY from the coding sequence ATGAATTTCTCCGACTACCTGGACCGCGTCCGTGCGGTCTACGACACGCATGCATCCGCGCTACCGCTCAACCCAGGCGCGGCGAAGGCGGCGGTGGAAGCGGTGGAGGCACAACTCGGCTTCCCTATTTCTGCGGACATCAGGCAGGCTTGGCTCCTGGCCGATGGAGGCGAAAGCGATGTACCGGTGTTCATGCGGCCGGGATATCTGACCGGCTATGATTTTTTGTCGTTGGAAGAAGCGATCGCCGAACGGGCGCGCATGTCCGATCGCGCGCCGCGATATGCCGGCTACGATGAACCGGCGTCGGCCGATGGGCGCATCAGGGAAGGCTGGTTTCATCAGGGCTGGCTGCCCTTTGCCAGCTTTGGCGCGGGAACGCTGCTGCTGATGGTCGATCACTCGCCGGGGGATGGGGGCACGATGGGGCAGATCATCGCGTTTAGCCATGACCCGGACCAGATCACTTGGGTGGCGCCGAGCTTTGCGGCGCTGCTGACGGGGTCGATTGTCGAGATTGAAAATGACCCGGAGGAGTTTCTGGGGGAGTATTAG
- a CDS encoding SAM-dependent methyltransferase — translation MSEKTHDIRPGQSIELLKALHILTRDGKMNQDSRRKLKQVYHLFQFIEPLLKDVQQQRGAVTLADHGAGKSYLGFILYDLFFKEQPEALKNGSHIYGIETREELVKSSEELAKRLGFGGMSFLNLSVAESITSDKLPASIDVVTALHACNTATDDAIHFALEKKAKYIVVVPCCQAEVASVLRKNKAKALADPLAEIWRHPLHTREFGSQITNVLRCLQLEAHGYQVSVTELVGWEHSMKNELIIAQYKNLPTRKPAERLTEMLERIGLQELKDRFFLPQAA, via the coding sequence ATGTCCGAAAAAACCCACGACATCCGCCCCGGCCAATCGATCGAACTCCTCAAGGCCCTGCACATCCTGACCCGCGACGGCAAGATGAACCAGGACAGCCGCCGGAAACTGAAGCAGGTCTACCACCTGTTCCAGTTCATCGAACCGCTGCTCAAGGACGTCCAACAACAACGCGGCGCCGTCACCCTGGCCGACCACGGCGCGGGGAAGTCGTATCTGGGGTTCATCCTGTATGACCTGTTCTTCAAGGAACAGCCCGAGGCGCTAAAGAACGGCTCCCACATCTACGGCATCGAAACCCGCGAAGAACTGGTGAAGTCGTCAGAGGAACTGGCCAAGCGGCTGGGGTTTGGCGGGATGTCGTTCTTGAACCTGTCGGTTGCGGAGTCGATTACCTCGGACAAACTGCCCGCGTCGATTGACGTAGTGACTGCCCTGCACGCCTGCAATACCGCCACCGACGACGCGATTCATTTTGCGCTGGAGAAGAAGGCGAAATACATCGTGGTCGTGCCCTGCTGCCAGGCGGAGGTGGCTTCGGTGTTAAGGAAGAACAAGGCGAAGGCCTTGGCCGATCCGCTGGCGGAAATCTGGCGGCACCCGCTGCATACGCGGGAGTTTGGTAGCCAGATCACCAACGTGCTGCGCTGCTTGCAGCTTGAAGCCCACGGGTATCAGGTCAGCGTGACCGAACTGGTCGGTTGGGAGCATTCGATGAAGAATGAGCTGATCATTGCGCAGTACAAGAATCTGCCGACCAGGAAACCTGCGGAGCGGTTGACGGAGATGCTGGAGCGGATTGGGTTGCAGGAGCTGAAGGACCGGTTTTTCTTGCCCCAAGCTGCATAG
- a CDS encoding peroxidase-related enzyme gives MAQQPIVYDISKDVVDQLVGLAPGNPTFDVRHKRDKVAAATQGSYDALFDPALPGLSLADRLLVGLYATRITPSPLLAAHYRARAVEAGVAAADIAVAESGKPTDAANPQLAAVLEYTRKLIENPVEGDEAALKTLPAAGVSTPAVVTLSQLIAFLSYQTRLVAGLAAIKAAEGQRSGAAADDATAVINPGNTEPGAVIKAHGFTNEVLEWKAWLDVVNVDTATPEQIAVLEESHPKAKVSDYYLFLVHQPEILRQRSTAFNAIMYAPGGMSRAERELGATVVSRVNGCVYCASVHAQRFEQLAKRNDVIAQVFEDPRTAGTTKREQAIGKFSIQITEAQAEVNADSIQALKDVGLNDGEILDLLHSDAIFAWANRLMLNLGEPVLVTV, from the coding sequence ATGGCACAACAACCCATCGTCTACGACATCAGCAAGGACGTCGTCGACCAGCTCGTGGGCCTTGCGCCCGGCAACCCCACTTTCGACGTGCGCCACAAACGCGACAAGGTCGCCGCCGCCACGCAAGGCAGCTACGACGCCCTGTTTGATCCGGCCCTGCCCGGCCTGTCGCTGGCCGACCGCCTGCTGGTGGGGCTGTATGCCACGCGCATCACCCCGTCGCCGCTGCTGGCGGCGCATTACCGCGCCCGCGCGGTGGAAGCTGGCGTTGCGGCGGCGGACATCGCCGTCGCGGAATCGGGCAAGCCGACTGACGCCGCCAACCCGCAACTGGCCGCCGTGCTGGAATACACGCGCAAGCTGATCGAAAACCCGGTCGAAGGCGACGAAGCCGCGCTGAAGACGTTGCCCGCCGCCGGCGTCTCCACGCCCGCCGTGGTCACCCTGTCGCAACTCATCGCCTTCCTGTCGTACCAGACGCGCCTGGTGGCGGGGCTGGCAGCGATAAAGGCGGCTGAAGGACAGCGTTCCGGTGCCGCCGCCGACGACGCGACCGCCGTGATCAACCCGGGCAACACCGAGCCCGGCGCCGTCATCAAGGCCCACGGCTTCACCAACGAAGTCCTGGAATGGAAGGCCTGGCTGGATGTGGTGAACGTCGACACCGCCACGCCCGAACAGATCGCCGTCCTGGAAGAAAGCCACCCCAAGGCCAAGGTCTCGGACTACTACCTGTTCCTGGTCCACCAGCCCGAAATCCTGCGCCAGCGCTCCACGGCCTTCAACGCCATCATGTACGCACCGGGCGGCATGTCGCGCGCCGAGCGCGAACTGGGCGCCACCGTCGTGTCGCGCGTGAACGGCTGCGTGTACTGCGCGTCCGTGCATGCGCAGCGGTTCGAGCAACTGGCCAAGCGCAATGACGTGATCGCACAGGTATTCGAGGATCCGCGCACGGCGGGCACCACCAAGCGTGAGCAGGCCATCGGCAAGTTCTCGATCCAGATCACCGAGGCGCAGGCCGAGGTGAATGCGGACAGCATCCAGGCGCTGAAGGATGTGGGTCTGAACGACGGCGAGATTCTGGACCTGCTGCATTCGGACGCGATCTTTGCGTGGGCGAATCGCTTGATGCTGAACCTGGGCGAACCGGTCCTCGTAACGGTCTGA
- a CDS encoding acyl-CoA thioester hydrolase/BAAT C-terminal domain-containing protein: MAPTLTIAPADALIDVPRQIRVEHVAPGATVDITALTRRNGVLWQAQATYTAGEDGVVDLTRDAPVSGDYAGLSPMGLVWSQSPEDGKSREYFNQPVTDALVTDVVARVAGAEARARFTQRLAADGVTRVEVREEGLVGTLYLPAGSAPGSHPAVMILNGSGGGINEPRAALYASRGYAAFALAYFKAPGLSDYISNTPLEYFQTGLRWLRKKVQPKHDFVAISGQSRGGELVLLLGATFPKEVSAVVAYVPGAVVHSGQNACDPKIGREGPTWLLGGKPIPHVWETNRTATWAPFDEGPAPHRHERAILTALQDPDAVARARIRVEDIEGPVMLLSGTDDGSWPSSLYSKMVQDKLVEVQHPYPVQWLDYENGGHSILFPYVPTTQLVYAHPVSGKISTSGGNPKDNARADQESWEGVKTFLDAAVKAKGAAAAPAQ; encoded by the coding sequence ATGGCGCCGACCCTGACCATCGCCCCCGCGGACGCCCTGATCGACGTCCCGCGCCAGATCCGCGTCGAACACGTCGCGCCCGGCGCGACCGTCGACATCACCGCCCTCACCCGCCGCAACGGCGTGCTCTGGCAAGCCCAGGCCACCTACACGGCAGGCGAAGACGGCGTCGTCGACCTGACCCGCGACGCGCCCGTATCGGGCGACTACGCCGGCCTGTCCCCGATGGGCCTGGTCTGGTCGCAGTCCCCCGAGGACGGCAAGAGCCGCGAATACTTCAACCAGCCGGTGACCGATGCCCTGGTCACCGACGTGGTGGCGCGCGTGGCGGGCGCCGAGGCGCGCGCCCGCTTCACGCAGCGCCTGGCGGCCGACGGCGTCACGCGCGTTGAAGTCCGCGAGGAGGGCCTGGTCGGCACCCTGTACCTGCCCGCCGGCAGCGCCCCGGGATCGCATCCCGCCGTCATGATCCTCAACGGCTCTGGCGGCGGCATCAACGAACCGCGCGCCGCCCTGTACGCCTCGCGCGGCTACGCCGCCTTTGCGCTGGCGTACTTCAAGGCGCCGGGCCTGTCGGACTACATTTCCAACACCCCGCTGGAGTACTTCCAGACCGGCCTGCGCTGGCTGCGCAAGAAGGTCCAGCCCAAACACGACTTCGTCGCCATCAGCGGCCAGTCGCGCGGCGGCGAACTGGTGCTGCTGCTGGGCGCCACCTTCCCCAAGGAAGTGTCGGCCGTCGTCGCCTACGTGCCCGGCGCCGTCGTCCACAGCGGCCAGAACGCCTGCGACCCCAAGATCGGCCGCGAAGGCCCCACGTGGCTGCTGGGCGGCAAGCCCATCCCCCACGTCTGGGAAACCAACCGCACGGCCACCTGGGCCCCGTTCGATGAAGGCCCCGCGCCCCATCGCCACGAAAGGGCCATCCTGACCGCCCTGCAAGACCCCGACGCCGTCGCCCGCGCCCGCATCCGCGTGGAAGACATCGAAGGCCCGGTCATGCTGCTGTCCGGCACCGACGACGGCTCGTGGCCGTCCAGCCTGTACTCGAAGATGGTGCAGGACAAGCTGGTAGAGGTGCAGCACCCGTATCCGGTGCAGTGGCTGGATTACGAGAACGGCGGACACTCCATCCTGTTCCCCTACGTGCCCACCACGCAGCTCGTCTACGCCCATCCGGTGTCCGGAAAGATCAGCACCAGCGGCGGCAATCCCAAGGACAACGCCCGCGCCGACCAGGAATCCTGGGAAGGCGTGAAGACGTTCCTGGACGCCGCGGTAAAGGCCAAGGGCGCGGCGGCAGCGCCCGCCCAATGA
- a CDS encoding ABC transporter substrate-binding protein: MKRLILSTLTAAILGASAAASADNLSIGFADPLSSLDPQLNNHAGDRSVALHFWDLLIENKWNKLQPGLAVSWKPLDNTTWEFKLREGVKWQDGTPFTADDLIYSYTRARAVPGSVATYAGYLRTIDTMTAKDPLTLIVKTKAPNPDLPLNLASVHVVSKHVGEKSFTEDYNSGKAMVGTGPYKFVSYTPGDRVLMERNDAYWGDKQIWDKVNYRYINNAAARTAALLAGDVDVIDKVSVSDLAKLQKASNISVYPYDGLRVMLLQPSFNPAPNQYITDNNGKPLDKNPLLDVRVRQALNLAINRKAIADRILQGAATEANQWMPKGTFGYNPDVKDIPNDVAQAKKLLAEAGFPDGFKLTMHVPNDRYPQGPETAQAVAQFWTRVGVKTQVEVVPWAVYSGRANKNEFAVSMLAWGNGTGEGSYALVNILATADAKKGLGASNWGRYSNPKVDTALEQSTSEFDVAKREAILRDSVKIVSDDVGIIPLFHYKNIWATKKGLKVTPMTSDRTAAMMVTKVSDK; encoded by the coding sequence ATGAAACGCCTGATTCTCTCGACCCTGACCGCCGCCATCCTGGGCGCCTCGGCCGCCGCCTCCGCCGACAACCTGTCGATCGGCTTCGCCGACCCGTTGTCGTCGCTGGACCCGCAGTTGAACAACCACGCCGGCGACCGCTCGGTGGCGCTGCACTTCTGGGACCTGCTGATCGAAAACAAGTGGAACAAGCTGCAGCCGGGCCTGGCCGTGAGCTGGAAGCCGCTGGACAACACCACCTGGGAATTCAAGCTGCGTGAAGGCGTCAAGTGGCAGGACGGCACCCCGTTCACCGCCGACGACCTGATCTACTCCTACACCCGCGCCCGCGCCGTGCCGGGCAGCGTCGCCACCTACGCCGGCTACCTGCGCACCATCGACACGATGACCGCCAAGGACCCGCTGACCCTCATCGTCAAAACCAAGGCGCCCAACCCCGACCTGCCCCTGAACCTGGCGTCCGTCCACGTCGTCAGCAAGCACGTCGGCGAAAAGTCCTTCACCGAAGACTACAACTCGGGCAAGGCGATGGTCGGCACCGGCCCCTACAAGTTCGTCTCCTACACCCCCGGCGACCGCGTCCTGATGGAACGCAACGACGCCTACTGGGGCGACAAGCAGATCTGGGACAAGGTCAACTACCGCTACATCAACAACGCCGCCGCCCGCACCGCCGCGCTCCTGGCGGGCGACGTGGACGTGATCGACAAGGTCTCGGTGTCCGACCTGGCCAAGCTGCAAAAGGCCTCCAACATCTCGGTCTACCCGTACGACGGCCTGCGCGTCATGCTGCTGCAACCCAGCTTCAACCCCGCGCCCAACCAGTACATCACCGACAACAACGGCAAGCCGCTGGACAAGAACCCGCTCCTGGACGTGCGCGTGCGCCAGGCCCTGAACCTGGCCATCAACCGCAAGGCCATCGCCGACCGCATCCTGCAAGGCGCCGCCACCGAAGCCAACCAGTGGATGCCCAAGGGCACCTTCGGCTACAACCCCGACGTCAAGGACATCCCCAACGACGTCGCGCAAGCCAAGAAGCTGCTGGCCGAAGCGGGCTTTCCCGACGGCTTCAAGCTGACCATGCACGTGCCCAACGACCGCTACCCGCAAGGCCCGGAAACGGCCCAGGCGGTCGCGCAGTTCTGGACCCGCGTGGGCGTGAAGACGCAAGTGGAAGTCGTGCCGTGGGCCGTGTATTCGGGCCGCGCCAACAAGAACGAATTCGCCGTCAGCATGCTGGCGTGGGGCAATGGCACGGGCGAAGGCAGCTACGCGCTCGTCAACATCCTGGCCACCGCCGACGCCAAGAAGGGCCTGGGCGCGTCCAACTGGGGCCGCTACAGCAACCCCAAGGTCGACACCGCGCTGGAGCAATCCACCTCGGAATTCGACGTCGCCAAGCGTGAAGCCATCCTGCGTGACTCCGTCAAGATCGTGTCCGACGACGTCGGCATCATCCCGCTGTTCCACTACAAGAACATCTGGGCCACCAAGAAGGGCCTGAAGGTCACCCCGATGACCAGCGACCGCACGGCCGCCATGATGGTCACCAAGGTCTCGGACAAGTAA